The segment GCCGACGCATTGTTCTCAGCTGCGGGTATAGGCGACCTCGGCCAGCATTTCGGCACAGACCGTCCGGACCTGGCCGGAGCATCCGGCGCACGACTACTCGCCGAGGCGGCAGCCCTGGTCCGCGCGGCCGGTTTCGAAATCGGGAACATCGCGGTCCAGGTCATCGGGAACCGGCCGAAGCTGGGGCCCCGCCGGGACGAGGCGCAGAGCGCGCTATCCGCAGCCGCCGGCGCCCCGGTTGCCGTTTCCGCCACGACGACTGATGGGCTGGGTCTCACCGGACGCGGCGAGGGCATTGCCGCCGTCGCGACCGCGTTGGTGGCCGAGAAATAGACGATGGCAATGCCCTGCGAGCAGACGACGGCGGCTGTTAGACCAGCGCCGGATCCTTCTTACTGGGCTTGACCTTGCGGAAGATCGCAGGGCCGATTGCGAGTGCAAGGGCGAAGATCAGAATTCCGACCGCGATCGGACTCTGCAGCACGATGCCGAAGCTGCCCTGTCCAAGCGCCGACGTCTGAACCAGCGACTTCTCAAACAGCGGCCCAAGTACGAGCCCAAGCACGAGCGGAGCGATCGGCAGGTCGAGCTCCTTCATGATGTAGCCGACCACCCCGAAGATCAGCACGAGCCAGACGCTGAACATGTTGTTGTTGACCGAGTATGCGCCGACGAAGCTGGTCAGCAGGATGATCGGATACAGGTAGGCGTACGGGATCCGGAGCATCTGTGCGAACACCGGAGCCATCGGCAGGTTCAGCACGATCAGCATGGCGTTCCCGATAAAGAACGAGACCAGCAGGCCCCAGACCAGCTCGGGCTGGTTCTCGAAGAGCAACGGACCCGGTTGGATGCCGTAAATGGTGAACGCTCCCAACAGGACGGCGGTCGTTCCACCACCCGGGATGCCGAGCGCCAAGGTCGGAACGAAGTTTGCGTTTGCGGCCGCGTTGTTCGCGCTTTCCGGCGCCGCGACTCCCTCGATAGCTCCCTTGCCGAATTCATCGCGGTTCGGCGAAAAACGCTTCTCGATGCCGTACGACATAAACGAGGCGAGCGTCGAGCCTGCGCCCGGAAGACAGCCGAGCAGGAAGCCGATGAAGGTGCCTCGGATGATTGGCGCCCCGCTTCGCTTGAGGTCATTCCTGCTGATCACCATGTCGCGGAACTTGGCCCGAATCGGCGCGGCCGCGCCCACCCTGATCTGGTAGAAGACCTCTCCCAGGGCGAATAGGCCTATCATCACCTCGACGAACGGAATTCCGCCAAGCATATTGACATTGCCGAAGGTGAACCGTGCCTGCCCGGAGGCAATTGCGACGCCGACCGTGGCGATGAGCAGACCGGCCGCGGCCATCATCAGACCCTTGTTGAGCGAGCCACCCGAGAAACTCACCACGGTTATCAGGCCGAGAATCATGATGGCAAGATTCTCGACCGGGCCGAAGTTCAGCGCCAGCTTCGCGAACGGGGGAGCGAGCGCCATCAACAGCGCAAGCGAGATGATGGCGGCGACGAACGAGCCGATCGCCGCAATAGCCAGCGCGGCACCGGCTCGGCCCTTTCTGGCCATTTGATAGCCGTCAAGGGTTGTGACGACGCTGGCCGCTTCGCCGGGGGTCGATATCAGCACCGAGGTGATGGTGCCACCATATTGGGCGCCGTAGTAGATGCCGGCGAGCATGATGAGCGCCGTCACCGGTTCCATCGCCAGGGTGAGCGGAATCAGGATTGCGACGCCGGTGGTCGATCCGAGGCCAGGCATCAGCCCGATGATTGTCCCCATCAGCACACCGATGAAACACCAGAGCAGATTCTCAGGGGTCAGGGCCGTTTGAAAGCCCAGCATTAAGTTTTCCAGCACAGTGACTCCTAGAATCCGAAGATGCCTTGCGGCAGCGGAACCCGCAACAGGATGACGAAGATTCCGTAGATAGCGGCCAGCGCCACGACGGTGACGATGATGGACGTAAGCAACTTCTGCCGTTCAACCAGGAACGAAATGCCGAAGAGCATCAGCGCGAACGACACGATAAAGCCGAGAAGCGGAACCAGCAGAACGGTGATCACCGTCGCGCCGACCACGATCAGCAGGATCTGATTTCGCCTGCGCTGGGACCGGCCGAAGATGTCCACCTCGCCGATGCCGGTGCTGGCCTCCTGTTCAGCCGGTTCGGTTGCCCCGCCAGCCGCCGGACCTGCAGTGCCCTCGGAGGTTGCGGCCGCAGCACTCCCAACCGCCGGTTCGGTTGCCCGCCCGGCCGCCGCTGTGCGTGCGGCGGCCGGTGCCAGAGCGGCATCGGTCGGCAGGCCAAGCCGTTCCGCGGCCAGCTCTTCGAGCGTGCCCCCTCCACCTCGCCACGTGGTGACGAGGTCGAGGGCGGCGAACACGGTCATCAGGCTACCGGCGAAGACGGGCAGGAACCCGGCGCCGATCTGGCCGTTATCAGCGAAGATTCCGTAGCCGACCCCGGCGATGACGGCGGCCACGCCGATGGCAATAACAACAATATTTGCGGTGATTGTGCCGACTACGATCTTCGACATGATTACTTACCCAGTACCGTCTTGAGATCTTCGTTGTTGGACTTCAAGTACGCGGCGAAGTCATCACCGTATGACACGTTCGGCTGCATCATGTTGTCCTCGATGTACTTCGTGTAGGCATCCGAGTCGGCGAACTTCTTGGCAGCGTCGATCCAGTACTGCTTCGCCTCGTCGCTTATCCCGCCTGGGGCGATCACGCCGCGGAACTGGGCGAATGACACATCGATTCCCTGCTCCTTGGCAGTTGGAATATCTTTCAGCGAATCGTACTTGTACCGCTCTTCTGCTGCGGCGCACAGCGGCTTGACCGTGCCTGCCTCGAGCTGGCCGGTGATCTCACCTGGGTTCACCGAGATGACGTCGACCTTGCCTCCGAGCAGGCCAGTCGTCGCTTCGCTGCCGGACTCGAAGGGCACTCGGTCAAACTTCGCGCCAGCCTTCTCTTCCATCAGGGTGAAGACGATGTTGTCCAGGCCGGTCGCCCCGGAGATCGCCGCGACCACTCGTTCATTCTTGGAGGCGTTCACCAGGTCGCTGCAGGTCTTGTATGGCGAATCCTCTTTCACCACGAGAAGGGTGTAATCGTCGCCGAGCTTCATGATCGGGGTGAAGCTGGTGTAGTCGAACTCCACTTTCTGGGTGAGCGGCAGAGCCAGTAGCGCCGTTTCGGAAGCCAACAGGTACTCGGCGTTGCCGTTCTGGGCCAGGAAGTTCGAGTAGCCGACCGCGCCGGAACCACCCTCCTGGTTCTCTACCGAAATGTTGACGCCGCTGGCTTCTTCAAGTCCGGCCGCCGTGGCCCGGCCTGCGATGTCGCTGCCGCCTCCGGCCGCGAACGGGACGATCATCTTGACGTCGCCCTCCGGTTGGAACTCCTCGCCGCCGGAGGCTGAATTCTCGGAGTTCATACCGCAGGCCGACAAGGCCAGTGTGCTGATCGCCGCGATTGCGACGGCACCTGCAAGGCGGGTTCGCATTTTCGACATGATCTATCTCCTTTGATAAATGAGTGCTAGACGGATTGGTTGGTTTTGCCTTCGCGGACAGCTTTTCTGGTAGCGATAGTTGCGGCGAGCCTGAACGCGTTAAGGGTTGCGCCCAGACCAGCCTTGTTCTGGCCGACGATGTCGAAAGCCGTTCCATGCGCGGGGGTGGCAATGGGAATCGGAAGCCCGCCCTGCACGGTGACGCCCTGGTCGAATCCCATCATCTTCATGGCGATCTGCCCCTGGTCGTGATACATCGTCACGACGCCATCGAACTGACCCGCGCGGGCGCGCAGGAAGATCGTGTCCGACGGGAAGGGCCCACTGGCATCGATCCGGTTAGCGCGGGCGGCCGCGACGCCGGGAGCGATTTCGTCGATTTCCTGCCGCCCGAAACTTCCGTTCTCTCCGGCATGAGGGTTGAGCGCCGCGACGCCGATCCGCGGGGAGTCAAGTCCGGAATCCTTGAGCGCTGTCGCAAACATCTCAACGGTTGCTGTGACGTTTTCCGCGGTGATGCGCTGCGGAACGTCGGCCAGTGCGATGTGCGACGTCACCCTGGCGGTCCAGAGATCGGACAGGATGTTGAATTCCGAGGTGCGGCCGCCGAAGTGAAGCGTATCGGCGAACCATCGGAGTTCATCTTCCGTGTTCATTCCGGCAAGATGCAGCGATGACTTGTTCAGCGGCGTGAAGCAGATAGCGTCCACCTCGCCGTCCTCGACGAGCCGCAGGGCGTAGCGCAGGCCATCGAGCGCCCAGGCGCCGGCCGCTGCGCTGACTACTCCGAGTTCGGTTGGCAGTGGGCCAGATCGTGGCGGAGGCATCAGCACCGGTCGTCCCGAGCCCGGCTCGTCGGCAATGTCGAGGCTGACCTGGGCGTGGTCGGCGGCCCGGTCCAGTTCTTCCCGGCTGGCTAGTACCAGCACGTCGGCGAGGTCGCCGAGGTCCGGCTGGCTGAGCAGCTTCGCACCGAGCTCGGGGCCAACCCCGGCAGGATCGCCGAAGGTGAGTGCGATGCGGGGGCGGTAGGTCACTGGGTCTCCCTGAAGTGGCGAACGATTAGGCATGGCGCAGTCGCTCCAGCCAGGCGGTGGATTCGGGTGTTGCGCCGTCAAGCTGGTCGACGACATCGACCAGGAATGTCTGGTGGCCGTGTGCTTCCAACTCGTCGATCGCGTCATCCAGGGTTCCGGTCTCAATTACGCGGAGCATGCGGCGATGACGGTCCAGGTTGCCGTGCAGGTCTTCGATGCCCCGGCGGGCCTTGTTGTTCATCGCCATGCACAGCTGCAGCTGCATCGCCATCGACCGGTAGGTGTCTTCCAGGCGCCGATGCCCGGCCAGGCCGACGACAGCGATGTGAAACTCGAAGCCGGCCCGGGTCATCGCGGCCTCGTTGCCGAACTCTGCGACTTCCTCCATCCGGGCGATCGCTCGATGACAACGGGCCAGTCTTTCCGGTGCCAGCTTCGGGAACGCCAGCCGCATCGCCATCGGCTCCAGATCGTTTCGCAGCGTGACAATCTCGTACACATCGTGCTGGGTGAGCGGAGTAACTATCGCACCGCGCCGGGGAATCTGGACCACGAGTCCGCTGTGTTCCAGCACCTTGAGTGCTTCTCTGAGAGGCGGGCGGGAAATGCCAAGCTGGTCGCAGAGTCGTTCCTCCACGAGACGCTCGCCAGGCAGGAAGTCGCCGGACAGGATGGCGTCCGTGAGGTTCCTGGTTGCCAGTTCGGCGAGGCTGGGCGGGGCGGCGATCTTACCCGGCACTCCTGCCGTGACAGTAACTGAGTCCATTGACAAATCCTCTGATCTGGTGCCGAGCGGATCGGTTAGTACTTGACCGATCCGGTGGGTGTGGGTCTATTGTATACAGTATTCGGTTGAAATGTAACCCAGATCACATTTCAGCGCAAGCACCTATCAGGAGGTTTTCGATGGCAGGCTCCCCGCACGCCCCGCTCGAGGGCGTTACGGTGATCGAGGTCGGCGTATTCATGGCCGGCCCGTTCGCCACGATGCAACTGGCCGATCTTGGCGCACGGGTGATAAAGGTCGAGTCGCCGGTCACGGGAGAGCAAACCCGGGCAACCGGACCGTTCATCGATGGCGAGAGCTCCCCATTCATCCGACTCAACCGGAACAAGGAATCGCTTGCCCTGGACCTCAAGTCAGCCCAGGGGAAGGAAGCGCTGGTGCGTCTCGCGGCCACCGCAGATGTCATCGTCGAGAACCTTCGCCCAGGGGCAATGCGCCGACTCGGGCTCGGATACGACGATCTTCGGGAAGCCAACCCGGGCCTGATCTACGCCTCGGCGTCCGGATGGGGGCAGGATGGTCCGCTGTCGCACTTGCCCGGTCTTGACATCATGGCCCAGGCACGCAGCGGCCTGATGAGCATCACTGGCTATCCCGATATGCCGCCGGCAAAGGTCGGAGTACCGATCTGCGACTTGACCACCGCGCTCTATGTCTCGCTGGCGATCACTGCCGCGCTGCATGAGCGGCATTCTTCCGGCACCGGCCAGTTCATCGACGTTTCGCTGATGGAGTCCGGTGTCTCGTTCGGCGTATGGGAGGCCGGCGCCTACTTTGCCGAGGGTACGGTCGGCGGACCGAACGGTTCCGCGCATCAGAACCAGGCGCCGTACCAGGCGGTGCGGAGCAAGGACGGGTACGTCACGATCGGGGCCAATACGCCCCGGAACTGGCAGGCCTTCTGCGCAGCGCTCACCCTGGATGAGCTGCTCGAGGACCCGCGATACGCCGGTGCGTATGACCGGCTGCAGAATCGGGAGCCGTTGATCGAGGCGATCGAGCGGCGCACGGGCGAGCTCACCACTGCCGAGGTTGTCGACATCCTTAATCAGGCGGGCGTTCCCTGCGCACCTATTTCCGACTTCGGCGAGGTGTTCAACGACGAACACCTCGCCGCGCGCGAGTTCTTCTGGGATGCCGAGCATCCCGCCATCGGCCCGGTCCGGCAGATCGGATCCCCGATGCGGTTTTCCAGGACGCCGGCGGTCCGGCGGAATGCCGGCCCGGTGCTTGCCTCGGGCAACAGGGAGATCCTCGAGTCGCTTGGCTACCAGGGCGACGAGCTGGAGGCCCTCTGTCCCGAGGCCGGGAGCACGCCATGACCGATCAGCTATTGGTCGAGCAGAAGTCCGACGCCCTCTATGTCACTTTCAACCGGGCGGCACAACGCAACGCGATGTCCTGGGAGATGTACCAGGGTCTGCAGGCTGCTTGCGAGCGGGCCGATGCCGAAGACTCGGTGCGCGTCATGGTGCTTCGCGGCGCCGGCGGTACCGCCTTCGTCGCCGGGACCGATATCGCCCAGTTCAAGGGCTTCACCGGGCAGGACGGCATTGAGTACGAGCAGCGGATCAGCGCAATTCTCGGGCGGCTGGCCGCTGTGCGGGTCCCGGTGATTGCCGCGATCGAGGGGTTCTGCATCGGCGGCGGCCTTGGGATCGCGGCGGTCGCGGACCTGCGGATTGCCGACCGGGGGGCGAAGTTCGGGGTGCCGATAGCTCGCACCCTTGGTAACTGCCTCTCGGCGAGCACGCTATCCGTTCTGGTCAGCCTGGTCGGGCGGGCCCGTGCGACGGACCTGCTGATGACGGCCCGGCTGATGTCGGCTGATGAGGCACTCGCCTCCGGGTTCGTCACGACGGTGAGCGACGATGTGGATGCCGAGGTCGAGGCGCTGGTGCGGCGACTCGGCAGTAGCGCGCCGTTGACGCTATGGGCAACGAAAGAGGCGATGCGCCGGATTTATGCAGGCTCGACGGTGGACGACGAGGACATCGTATCGCTGGTCTACGGCAGCGAGGATTTCGCGAACGCGGTCACGGCCTTCACCAGCAAACGGAAGCCGGTCTGGCAAGGGCGCTAGCCGGCTGCGCTCCCAGCCGAAACGGTCCGGTTTGTGGCTTACTGGGCGTGGATATTGCCGCGCCGTGAAGCAGAAACCGGACCGTTTCGCTTGGTTGGAACCGTTACTTGACGTCCTCGTCTACCCAGTCGAAGGTGCGGGTGACCGCCTTGCTCCACAGCCGCAACTGGCGCGCCTGTTCCTCGGCGTCCATCTGCGGCTCCCAGCGGCTGTCTTCCTGCCAGTTGGCCCGCAGCTCGTCCAGGTCCTTCCAGAACCCGACCGCGAGCCCGGCGGCATAGGCTGCGCCCAGCGCCGTCGTCTCGGCCACCACCGGGCGGATCACCGGAACGCCGAGCATGTCCGCCTGGAACTGCATCAGCAGGTTGTTTGCGATCATCCCTCCGTCGACCTTGAGCTCGGTGAGCGGCACGCCCGAATCGGCGTTCACCGCATCGATCACCTCGCGGGTCTGGAATGCAGTGGATTCCAGGGCGGCCCTGGCGATGTGGCCCTTGTTCACAAAACGGGTCAGGCCGACCAGTGCGCCGCGGGCATCGGGACGCCAATGCGGTGCGAACAGGCCGGAGAATGCCGGCACGAAGTAGGCGCCGCCATTGTCGGCAACCGTTTCGGCGAGTTTCTCCACCTCGGGCGAGTCCTTGAACAGGCCGATGTTGTCCCGCAGCCACTGCACCAGCGAACCGGTGACGGCAATCGACCCCTCGAGCGCATAGTGCGGCTTGTTGTCGCCGAGCTTGTAGCCGAGCGTGGTGAGCAGGCCGTTCTCGCTGTGCACAATGTCTTCGCCGGTGTTGAAGATCAGGAAGTTTCCGGTGCCATATGTGTTCTTGGCCTCTCCCTTGTCGAAGGCTGCCTGACCGAAGGTTGCGGCCTGTTGGTCGCCGAGGATGCCGGCGATCGGCACCTCGCGCAGCAGGCTGTTCGGCGATGCCGTCCCGTAGACCTCGGAGGAGCTCTTGATCTCTGGCAGCATCGACCTGGGAACGCCGAAGACTTCGAGAATCTCGTCGTCCCAGCTCAGCGTTTTCAGGTCCATGAACAACGTGCGGGAGGCGTTGGTGACGTCGGTGACGTGAATGCCGCCGTCCACGCCGCCGGTCAGGTTCCACAGCACCCAGGAGTCCGTGGTGCCGAAGAGCAGGTCACCTGCCTCGGCCTTTTCCCGCGCGCCCTCGACGTTCTCCAGGATCCAGGCGATCTTGGTGCCGGCGAAGTACGTGTTCAGCGGCAGTCCCACGGTCTGCTTGAATCGCTCAACCCCACCGTCGGCGGCGAGCCGATCGACAATCTTCTGGGTGCGGGTGTCCTGCCAGACGATGGCGTTGTAGACCGGTTCGCCGGTGTTCTTGTCCCAGACCACGGTGGTTTCGCGCTGGTTGGTGATTCCGATGGCTTCCACATTGTGCCTGGTGATGTTCGCCTTGCTGAGCGCCTGGCCGATCACCTCGCGGGTGTTGTCCCAAATCTCCTTGGCGTCATGCTCCACCCAGCCGGCCTGCGGGAATATCTGCTCATGTTCGAGCTGGCCGGAGGAGACTATCGACCCGGAGTGGTCGAAAACGATTGCCCGGCTGCTAGTGGTTCCCTGATCGATAGCTACGACATATTGCGTCATTGCGAAGTGCCTTTCGGTGAGAATTTATTGAAGATGTATACCGGCGGGTCAGAACACCGCGATGCTGGCCAGTCCGGCAAGCACGCCGCCGACGATCGGTCCGACGATCGGGACCCAGGAGTACGACCAGTCCGAACTGCCCTTGCCCTTGATCGGCAGAATGGCGTGTGCGATGCGCGGACCGAGGTCGCGGGCCGGGTTGATCGCGTAGCCGGTCGGTCCGCCGAGGCTCACGCCGATTGCGAGCACGATCAGCGCGACCGGGAGCGGGCCGAGTGCGCCGGGCCATTCCCCGCCGGATTTCGTAATCGCGTTGGTGGCCAGGATGGCGAAGACCAGGACGAAGGTGGCGATGACTTCCGTCACCAGGTTCCAGGCGTAGGAGCGGATCTGCGGACCGGTGGAGAAAACGCCGAGCTTGGCGGCCTGGGATTCCTCAGCATCGAAGTGCTGTTTGTACGCCAGCCAGGCAACGACGGCGCCAAGGAAGGCGCCTACCAGCTCGGCTGCCAGGTAGGTCATTGTCGAACCGAACGACACGGCGACACCCGGAGCGTATTCTTCTGCGCCGGAGGACAACAGGCCGAGCGTCACGGCGGGGTTCAGGTGCGCACCGGACTTCGCGGCGACGATGACGCCGGCGAAGACGCCGAGCGCCCAGCCCCAGCTGATCATCAGCCAGCCGCCGCCGAGTCCCTTGTTTCCTTTCAGGATGTTGTTGGCCACCACACCGGCGCCCAGGATGATCAGGAATGCTGTGCCAAGGACTTCGGAGGCGAATACCTGGCCGAGCGAGGTCGAGGCGGCGGGAGCCGCGAGGATGACTGAGGGGAGAGACAAGGCATTTCCTCTTTCTTCGTTGAACGGAAAGCTTCCCACTGGGAAGTGCGCACCATAGCGCGTTTGTGAGTTAACCTACCGGCTGGTAGGGGCTATTTGGTCGCCGGAGCCCGGCCTTTTTTGGTCGATGTTTGTGTCAGTTAGGAGACATCGGTTCCAATCGTCGGTTGAATTTCCGGAACGGCCTCGCGCAATGCGGTAGCGGCCTCGTCGTCCGGTTGATTCTGAGCAGCCAGCTCGGCTTCAACCCGTTTGCGATAGCTGTCGAGTTCCTGCTGCTTTTCCGCGTCGCTCCAGCCGAGTACGCCAGCCATCAGCGTTGCGACGTCGGCGGAAGCTGCCATGCCGCGCTCGCGCTGCTCATACGACAACCTGGTGCGTCGAGTCAGCACGTCCTCCAGGTGCATTGCGCCCTCATGGCTGGCGGCATAGACGACCTCGGCCTTCAGGTACTGCTCGGCGCCATCGAGCGGTTCTCCAAGCTCCGGCCGGTCGTCGACGAGCTCCAGCAGCTCGTCGATCAGCGCGCCATAGCGGCGGAGAAGATGGTTGACCCGATGCAGCTCCCAGCCGTACCTGTGCGCGATCCTGCTGCGCTGGCGGAACCGGATACCGAATCCTTCGGCTCCGACGATCGGCAGCTGGGCGGTGAGCGACGGACGACTTGTTGCTTCGTCGCCGAGCGCGAGGTCGACGACGTCCTCGGCCATCACCCGGTACGTCGTGTACTTCCCGCCGGCAATGACGGTCAGACCGGGGGCGGGTTGCGCGGCGGTGTGTTCCCGGGAGACCTTCGCGGTGCTCTTGGCCGCATTCTGGACCGGCTGCAGCAGCGGGCGCAGGCCGGAGTAGGTGCCGATCACGTCGTCGCGGCTCAGCGGCGACTGCAGGACCTGATTGGCGTGGTCAAGCAGATAATCGATATCGGCGCTATTGGCCACCGGATGGGCCTTTGCGTGGTGCCAGTCGGTGTCAGTTGTGCCGATAATCCAGTAGCCGTCCCACGGGATGATGAACAGGACGCTCTTCTCGGTTTCGGAAATGATGCCTGCATTGCCGACGATGCGTTCGCCGGAAACCACTATGTGCATCCCCTTCGAGGCACGCACCTTCAGGCCACGGCTGACCGGCGACGTCGCGGCGCTGGTGTCGGTGCTACTCGGCAGGCCGGGCAGCGATTCGGTCTCCTCCGTCCAGACTCCCGTGGCCCCGATGACCTGGCTGGCCCGTACGTCGAACTCCTCGCCGGACTCGAGGTCCTTTGCACGAACCCCGGTCACCCGGCCGCGGTCGCTGAGGTAGCCGATCACCTGGGTGCGGGTGGCGATCAGTGCTCCGTGTGAGGCGGAAGTCCGCGCCAGCTGCGTCACCAGCCGGGCGTCGTCGACCTTGGCGTCGTAATAGCGGATTCCGCCGATGGCAGCGTCGTCACGCAGGCCGGGAAACAGCTTGTGCACGCCGCGCCGGCTCAGATGCCTGTGCAACGGCACACCCCGGGAGGTGCCACCGGCGAAGCTCAGAGCATCGTAGAGCGCCAGGCCCGCCCCGACGTAGGCCCGTTCCCAGATCTTGTGCTTGAAGGGGTAGATGAACGGCACGGCCTCGACCAGGTACGGCGCGATCGTGGTCAGCAGCCGGCCGCGCTCGGTCAGCGCCTCGCGGACCAGGGCGAAATCGAGCATCTGCAGATAGCGCAGCCCGCCATGGATCAGTTTGCTCGACCGGGAAGAAGTGCCGGAGGCCAGATCCCGGGCTTCAAGCAGTCCGACCGTCAACCCGCGGCTGGCGGCGTCCAGAGTCGCGCCCGCCCCGGTAATACCTCCGCCGATCACCAGGATGTCCAGTACCTCGCCGCTCTTCATCTGCTCGATGGCGGCGGTTCGGGAGTCGGTGGAGAGTGCTGCTGCTTTCATTCTCTTTTACCCTGTCTTCGCTAACTGGGGAGTCTGCATCGTTCATTTCACTCTGAATCGCCGTGCACGATTTCACAAGGCGTTTGCACATACGTGCATAATTAGTCCGAGTCAGGGAGATAAATCGGGCTGAAAGAGGCAAAAGGTGGTCGCCGAGAACAAGGCGCAGCAGGCGTTGCGGATTGCACATTTGTATTACGTGCAAGGCGTGACGATGGAGGCGATTGCCCGGCAGATGCGGGTGTCGCGATCGACAGTGTCCCGGCTGCTCAAGTACGCCCGGGACGCCAAGCTGGTCGAGATCACGCTGAACGTCCCACACAGCACTGAGAAGGACCTCGAGAAGGTATTCCGCCGGGAGTTCGGCATTTCGGCGCAGGTCGTTCCGGTAGCCGACAGCTCCAACGAACTCGAGCGGCTGGAAACCGTCACCGCACGGGGCGCCAAGCTGTTGGGACAGATCTTCGGCGGCAATATGACACTCGGTATCGCCTGGGGAACCACGACCGCAGCGGTCGGACGCCAGCTCGTCCATAAGGTCACCCGCGGGGCGAACGTGGTCCAGCTCAATGGCGCTGCGAACCCGAGCACGACCGGTATCGGCTACGCGGCGGACGTCATCTCACGGTTCGGCGCGGCCTTCGACGCGCCGGTGCAGCATTTTCCGGTGCCGGCGTTCTTTGACTATGCGGCGACCCGGAAGGCGATGTGGCAGGAGCGAAGCATCAAACGAATTCTGCGGATGCAGCGGAATGTGGATGTCGCGCTGTTCAGTGTCGGCGCGGTCGCCGGCGGCGTGCCCAGCCACGTGTACACCGCGGGCTACCTCGATGACGCCGACTTCCGGTCCCTGCGCACCGAGGGCGTGGTCGGCGACATCAACACAGTTTTCATCCGGGCGGACGGCAGCCACCACGACATCCCGCTGAACCAACGTGCCTCGGGGATACCGCCGGACGAGCTGCGCCGAATCCACCGCAGGCTCTGCGTCGTTTCGGGCGAGAACAAGGTTCCGGCGCTGCGTGCCGCGCTGGCATCTCATCTGGTGACTGACCTGGTGATCGACGAACCGACAGCATCGAGTCTGCTCGAAGTGTGAGCTAGCTGCCGCCGGCTGTGGACCTAGCTGCCGGCACCGTCTGTACCGGCTGCATCTTTAGAGCCGGCCTCCTTACGGCTGTATCTATTAGAGCCAGCCTCCTACCGGCTGTCTAAATGCCGCCGGCCTCGTCGCCGATCGTGGTCGATTCGCCATGGCCGGTCCGCACCACGGTTTCGGCCGGCAGGT is part of the Saxibacter everestensis genome and harbors:
- a CDS encoding enoyl-CoA hydratase/isomerase family protein, whose amino-acid sequence is MTDQLLVEQKSDALYVTFNRAAQRNAMSWEMYQGLQAACERADAEDSVRVMVLRGAGGTAFVAGTDIAQFKGFTGQDGIEYEQRISAILGRLAAVRVPVIAAIEGFCIGGGLGIAAVADLRIADRGAKFGVPIARTLGNCLSASTLSVLVSLVGRARATDLLMTARLMSADEALASGFVTTVSDDVDAEVEALVRRLGSSAPLTLWATKEAMRRIYAGSTVDDEDIVSLVYGSEDFANAVTAFTSKRKPVWQGR
- the glpK gene encoding glycerol kinase GlpK, coding for MTQYVVAIDQGTTSSRAIVFDHSGSIVSSGQLEHEQIFPQAGWVEHDAKEIWDNTREVIGQALSKANITRHNVEAIGITNQRETTVVWDKNTGEPVYNAIVWQDTRTQKIVDRLAADGGVERFKQTVGLPLNTYFAGTKIAWILENVEGAREKAEAGDLLFGTTDSWVLWNLTGGVDGGIHVTDVTNASRTLFMDLKTLSWDDEILEVFGVPRSMLPEIKSSSEVYGTASPNSLLREVPIAGILGDQQAATFGQAAFDKGEAKNTYGTGNFLIFNTGEDIVHSENGLLTTLGYKLGDNKPHYALEGSIAVTGSLVQWLRDNIGLFKDSPEVEKLAETVADNGGAYFVPAFSGLFAPHWRPDARGALVGLTRFVNKGHIARAALESTAFQTREVIDAVNADSGVPLTELKVDGGMIANNLLMQFQADMLGVPVIRPVVAETTALGAAYAAGLAVGFWKDLDELRANWQEDSRWEPQMDAEEQARQLRLWSKAVTRTFDWVDEDVK
- a CDS encoding MIP/aquaporin family protein — its product is MSLPSVILAAPAASTSLGQVFASEVLGTAFLIILGAGVVANNILKGNKGLGGGWLMISWGWALGVFAGVIVAAKSGAHLNPAVTLGLLSSGAEEYAPGVAVSFGSTMTYLAAELVGAFLGAVVAWLAYKQHFDAEESQAAKLGVFSTGPQIRSYAWNLVTEVIATFVLVFAILATNAITKSGGEWPGALGPLPVALIVLAIGVSLGGPTGYAINPARDLGPRIAHAILPIKGKGSSDWSYSWVPIVGPIVGGVLAGLASIAVF
- a CDS encoding glycerol-3-phosphate dehydrogenase/oxidase, producing the protein MKAAALSTDSRTAAIEQMKSGEVLDILVIGGGITGAGATLDAASRGLTVGLLEARDLASGTSSRSSKLIHGGLRYLQMLDFALVREALTERGRLLTTIAPYLVEAVPFIYPFKHKIWERAYVGAGLALYDALSFAGGTSRGVPLHRHLSRRGVHKLFPGLRDDAAIGGIRYYDAKVDDARLVTQLARTSASHGALIATRTQVIGYLSDRGRVTGVRAKDLESGEEFDVRASQVIGATGVWTEETESLPGLPSSTDTSAATSPVSRGLKVRASKGMHIVVSGERIVGNAGIISETEKSVLFIIPWDGYWIIGTTDTDWHHAKAHPVANSADIDYLLDHANQVLQSPLSRDDVIGTYSGLRPLLQPVQNAAKSTAKVSREHTAAQPAPGLTVIAGGKYTTYRVMAEDVVDLALGDEATSRPSLTAQLPIVGAEGFGIRFRQRSRIAHRYGWELHRVNHLLRRYGALIDELLELVDDRPELGEPLDGAEQYLKAEVVYAASHEGAMHLEDVLTRRTRLSYEQRERGMAASADVATLMAGVLGWSDAEKQQELDSYRKRVEAELAAQNQPDDEAATALREAVPEIQPTIGTDVS
- a CDS encoding sugar-binding transcriptional regulator; the protein is MVAENKAQQALRIAHLYYVQGVTMEAIARQMRVSRSTVSRLLKYARDAKLVEITLNVPHSTEKDLEKVFRREFGISAQVVPVADSSNELERLETVTARGAKLLGQIFGGNMTLGIAWGTTTAAVGRQLVHKVTRGANVVQLNGAANPSTTGIGYAADVISRFGAAFDAPVQHFPVPAFFDYAATRKAMWQERSIKRILRMQRNVDVALFSVGAVAGGVPSHVYTAGYLDDADFRSLRTEGVVGDINTVFIRADGSHHDIPLNQRASGIPPDELRRIHRRLCVVSGENKVPALRAALASHLVTDLVIDEPTASSLLEV